The genomic interval CAGCAGTGCCAGTGAGAGCGTCAGCCCCGCCGACGAGGGACCAGGTGAGCCACGCGGACCCCATGGTGACCCCCACGTGGGTCGCGGTGTCCCCCCCACGCGGGCTCCCCGGCTTCACGTGGTGCCGCCCGGGCAGGGAGCGAGGCGGCGAGTGAGCAAGGccaggaggaagaggtggaggacAGGCTGAAAGAGCACATGGACAACCTCCTGGACAAGAGGTGAGGAGCGGCTGTCACCGCCGTGGGTGCTCCTGGCACGCTGCCCGCCCCTGCCAGCACTGTCAGCCAGGGGCAGGGATGTGCCCCGTCCCGGGACACCCCAGCCCGTGACGTCCCGCGGTCTCCCGCAGCGCCAAGGCGCGGCAGGCGGCACTGCAGAGCCTGCGCCTGGCCCTGTCCTCCAAAACCCTGTCCGAGTTCCTGCTGGAGCGCCGCCTCACGCTCACCGACTCCCTGGAGAAGTGTCTCAAGAAAGGTCAGGGtacgggcgggcggcggcggcggcggcggggccggtgaCCCGTGTCTGAGGGAGGTCTCTCGTGCTGCCCACAGGTAAAGGCGAGGAGCAGGCGCTGGCGGGCACCGTCCTCACCCTCCTCTGCCTCCAGATGGGCTCTGGCCCGGAGGGAGAAGAGGTGTTCCGCAGCCTGAAGCCCCTGCTCGTCAGCGTCCTGACAGACAGCACAGCCAGCCCCAGCGCCCGGCAGAGCGTAAGGCCTGgcccctttcctcctggggACACCTCCGTGGTGGGGAGAACCCAGGCAATACCTTTGGGGGCCCCCGCAGTCCCAGGAGGGCAACAGAATTTGGTGCTATGGAGTGTGGTGGCACAAAGCAGGGGCACCCCAACCTGGCTGCCCCTTGGCTGGGTGCTGGATCAGGCCCAGCATGATCCACCGGGGCCTGATCTGACTGCATTTCCCTCACTTCTCTTGCCAGTgtgccacagccctgggcatgTGCTGCTATATTGCTGCTGCTGACCTCGAGGTAACTGCGCCTGGGTGTCGTCCGTACCCCTGCAGGAGGGCACCCAGGGGTTGCCGTGCCACCTGCCCTCAGTCCGCAGTGCCAGGgcagcctggagctgagctggggtAGGGGTACAGCGACATCAGTGACAGCCCaggccccttccctgggcagcgtggagctgagctgggaggAGGCCTGCGTTGCAGAGATGGGGTGTTGTGGGTGGAGTAGCCTCTCTTGCCCCAAGGGACTCCTGGCACCCCTTGGCATGGTGGGTTGCCTTTGGTCCCCAGTGCACAGCTCACCATGGCATCTTCATGGCAGCTGGGATCTGACTGGCAGGTTTTTCTCCTCCAGGACCTGGTTTCATGCCTGTCCTGCTTGGAGGGCATCTTTAGCCCCCCCAGCACAGGCGAAGGGGGCTCAGCACCTGCTCAGCATGGGCCTCTGCACTGCAGTGCACTCCAGTCATGGTCCCTGCTCCTCACCATCTGccccccctcccacctcagGAGCATTTTGGACAAGTGAGTGGGGTGTGGGGTGAGTGGAGGCTGGTGTGGGGCAGCCAGCTGTGGAGCAGGGAGCCCCTGGGGCAGTGCTTGGCCTCCCTGACTGCCCTCCTGCCTGCCTGTCCCAGTcgctggctgcagctgcccccACTGCTGACCAGCAGCAGCGTTGCCCTGCGCATCCTGGCCGGGGAAACCATTGCGCTGCTCTTCGAGCTGGCCCAGGACCTGGAGGTAAGGGGGGGTGCTGTGGCAATGGAGCAGTGGGTGAGCAGTAaccaggcagcagggagggagctgctTGACACCCTGCCCATGCCCCGGCCGAGCTGGCATTGACTGGTGTCACCAGCAGGCACCCAGGCAGAGGGGCTGGCCCCAGTGATCCCCCAATCCctgtcctggccatggcagTGGGCAGTGCCATGGACTTCCCTCTAAATCCCCTGCTTTTTGGCAGGAGGACTTATGCCACCAAGATACAGAGTTCCTGTGTGCCCAACTCAAGGTCCTGGCTACTGAGAGCAACAAGTACCGAGCCAAGACGGACCGACGGAAGCAGCGATCCATCTTCCGGGATATCCTGCGTttcattgaggtactggagcctggtgctgccctgtcctgccactgtggctgcttcccagctgcctggccatTCCTCTCTGTGGAGAGCCCGGGGCCACATAGGTCTGGTGCCCAGATTATTGCTGGTGCCCCTCTCTCTGCTCAGACTGGGGAATACCAGGAGGAGACCATCCGATTTGGCCTGGAGTGCATGTACCTGGACAGCTGGGCACGCCAGCGCACCTACCAAGCCTTTAAGGAGGTGCTGGGCTCCGGCATCCGCCACCACCTCCAGGTAGGGGCTGGGCAGATGCACCAAGGAGTGctgagctggtgctgctgggtgtTGACAAACCCCTACTCCCACAGAACAATGAGCTGCTACGGGAGATCTTTGGCCTTGGGCCCCCCTTGGTGCTGGATGCGGCTGCTCTGAAAGCCAGCAAGGTTTCCCGCTTTGAGAAGGTGGGTGCCACCTCCCAGATTTGTGCCCACAGTCCCCTCCTCTACCACCATGGGCTCCAGCTGAGTGCCTGAGTGTGGTGGTCGATGGGGGGGTAGGCAGAGGGGCATCTCTAACCTATCTCTCCCTCCCTGTCCTTCCAGCACCTCTACAACTCGGCTGCCTTCAAAGCCCGCACGAAAGCCCGGAGCCGCGTGCGGGACAAGCGGGTGGATGTGCTGTGATGGGCAGAGGGGGGcagagcccccagcccaccTGGACTGCAGACCCAGCACTGTGAGGGgcaggtgcccccagcccttGGGCTTTTATTCGTGTACAGCAGAGTATTTAATGCCTGGAGCTGCCCCGCTGGGGgctgccccctcttttatttttttaaccaaaaattAGGAAGGATAAAAGAAGAGCAGGGGGaggtgctgccatgtgcctgcTCTGTGGCTGGGGATCCatgtggcacagtgggagggGGTCTCACccaagctcctgcagcccctttcAGAGGCAGGGCTCGTGTACCCCCTCCCCAGTCCTGCAGGGGCACCAGGgtggcctggcacagcctgaaGGTTGGGTGGGAGGGCAGAGCCGTGCAGGGCTGCGGAGCACCTGGTCGTGGTGTCTGTGCTTGTGGCAGGCGtgttctccctgccctgccatgCTAGGTACAGCCCCTACCtccccagccagcctggcacCAGCGATGGTGGCAGAGCGGTGTGGAGtggccagccctgccagctgccCACTCTCAGCCCTTTTCCAGCCAAATGCTTTATATGAAATAGTAATCTTGTGGGAAATGAATCATGGGAGGGGGGCCACTGCCCAGGCAGGCATGGGCCATGCCAGTTGGCAGTGCCTGCCACCCTGGGAATGTTATCTATCATGGTGATTTTCTAAGACTTTGATTGTAAGAGGTAATTAAAAGGCTAATTGAAGTATGCCTTCTGCCTTGTTAAGAGGAAGGGCTGTCACTGGGGTGGATGCAGGTCCTTACAGCCCACTCTCTTTCTCTCATAGTCTGGGACGGGGGCCGGGATTGCCACTGTGCCCCGATGGGCAATGCTGCCAGGTCTCAGTGGGTGAGGCTGCCTGCTCCCCCCTCCTGCCCTTCGGTGCCCCTTCCCATGGTGGCCCGGAGCCCGTGGTGGGGCCAGGGGCAGCTCA from Aphelocoma coerulescens isolate FSJ_1873_10779 chromosome 12, UR_Acoe_1.0, whole genome shotgun sequence carries:
- the IFRD2 gene encoding interferon-related developmental regulator 2 isoform X2, with protein sequence MPRSRRAARRGTGSARASSPGSEEEAGSEVLSHCSSASESVSPADEGPGSEAASEQGQEEEVEDRLKEHMDNLLDKSAKARQAALQSLRLALSSKTLSEFLLERRLTLTDSLEKCLKKGKGEEQALAGTVLTLLCLQMGSGPEGEEVFRSLKPLLVSVLTDSTASPSARQSDLVSCLSCLEGIFSPPSTGEGGSAPAQHGPLHCSALQSWSLLLTICPPSHLRSILDNRWLQLPPLLTSSSVALRILAGETIALLFELAQDLEEDLCHQDTEFLCAQLKVLATESNKYRAKTDRRKQRSIFRDILRFIETGEYQEETIRFGLECMYLDSWARQRTYQAFKEVLGSGIRHHLQNNELLREIFGLGPPLVLDAAALKASKVSRFEKHLYNSAAFKARTKARSRVRDKRVDVL
- the IFRD2 gene encoding interferon-related developmental regulator 2 isoform X1 — encoded protein: MPRSRRAARRGTGSARASSPGSEEEAGSEVLSHCSSASESVSPADEGPGSEAASEQGQEEEVEDRLKEHMDNLLDKSAKARQAALQSLRLALSSKTLSEFLLERRLTLTDSLEKCLKKGKGEEQALAGTVLTLLCLQMGSGPEGEEVFRSLKPLLVSVLTDSTASPSARQSCATALGMCCYIAAADLEDLVSCLSCLEGIFSPPSTGEGGSAPAQHGPLHCSALQSWSLLLTICPPSHLRSILDNRWLQLPPLLTSSSVALRILAGETIALLFELAQDLEEDLCHQDTEFLCAQLKVLATESNKYRAKTDRRKQRSIFRDILRFIETGEYQEETIRFGLECMYLDSWARQRTYQAFKEVLGSGIRHHLQNNELLREIFGLGPPLVLDAAALKASKVSRFEKHLYNSAAFKARTKARSRVRDKRVDVL
- the IFRD2 gene encoding interferon-related developmental regulator 2 isoform X3 codes for the protein MPRSRRAARRGTGSARASSPGSEEEAGSEVLSHCSSASESVSPADEGPGSEAASEQGQEEEVEDRLKEHMDNLLDKSAKARQAALQSLRLALSSKTLSEFLLERRLTLTDSLEKCLKKGKGEEQALAGTVLTLLCLQMGSGPEGEEVFRSLKPLLVSVLTDSTASPSARQSCATALGMCCYIAAADLEDLVSCLSCLEGIFSPPSTGEGGSAPAQHGPLHCSALQSWSLLLTICPPSHLRSILDKRTYATKIQSSCVPNSRSWLLRATSTEPRRTDGSSDPSSGISCVSLRLGNTRRRPSDLAWSACTWTAGHASAPTKPLRRCWAPASATTSRTMSCYGRSLALGPPWCWMRLL